From Anopheles darlingi chromosome 2, idAnoDarlMG_H_01, whole genome shotgun sequence, the proteins below share one genomic window:
- the LOC125951678 gene encoding uncharacterized protein LOC125951678: protein MKATLFSLTLLGAVLSVWAIPRPDLGIKGTVPSANDIGTVAITLLKNRLDQLDDKFVNLTSAYGRIDSMNAALQSIATAVLTKGGRLATALNTLSNSTTGPVATAFGLVYTEIESFQLLVNGSSLTNETTILTNNTAPDTSIIVDLADAFGGVNITLIALKNALMALQTNVQAAQTAAGNAATVSNAIIKSKIPTKSVTAVTAEVRNLYARIPSVGEVIDSTIRQLKTADDFILATKLEGEQITSDYAMDLQAYRDNLVQVKSDIYTDLSTAAGTGPVTLLTNISASLTPFYANSTIDEAISGLNATFSSLTGTIFDTYFTTYNTSLASLVVDMDTNFATMLCGPLRESVQVLINNGVDSAFCFEKYSNFLFNIIGETLDDINVCFQNELIRLFHLQEVLGKIGKQLSFNVEDILDNLKVCLALPSAAQPGCFDTIDDYYTALDTQTTALVASTKDLVNYESVASSKRLGACVKIVFPAKAALANFYSSETTKCYKRV from the exons ATGAAGGCGACACTCTTTTCCTTAACTCTGCTGGGTGCCGTGCTG TCGGTATGGGCCATCCCGCGCCCAGATTTGGGCATCAAGGGCACCGTACCGAGTGCGAACGACATCGGGACAGTGGCCATCACCTTGCTGAAGAACCGACTTGATCAATTGGATGACAAGTTCGTCAACCTTACCTCGGCGTACGGACGGATCGACAGCATGAATGCGGCCCTTCAGTCCATCGCCACAGCCGTCCTGACCAAAGGCGGACGCCTAGCGACAGCTCTGAATACACTCTCCAACAGTACCACTGGACCGGTGGCCACAGCGTTCGGTCTTGTGTACACTGAAATCGAAAGCTTCCAGCTTTTGGTGAATGGTAGTAGTCTAACGAACGAGACTACTATTTTGACCAACAATACCGCCCCCGATACAAGCATCATCGTCGATCTTGCCGATGCCTTCGGTGGAGTGAACATCACCTTGATTGCACTGAAAAACGCACTGATGGCTTTACAGACAAACGTACAGGCCGCTCAAACCGCGGCTGGCAATGCGGCAACCGTATCCAACGCTATTATCAAGAGCAAAATCCCCACGAAGAGCGTCACCGCGGTGACCGCTGAGGTGCGTAATCTATACGCCAGAATCCCGTCAGTGGGCGAAGTGATCGATTCGACGATCAGGCAGTTGAAGACGGCCGACGATTTCATCCTCGCAACCAAACTGGAAGGTGAACAAATCACCTCTGACTACGCCATGGACCTGCAAGCCTACCGGGATAACTTGGTGCAGGTGAAATCGGACATCTACACCGACTTGTCCACGGCTGCTGGTACTGGCCCGGTGACCCTGCTCACCAATATCTCTGCTTCACTTACACCGTTCTACGCCAATAGTACCATTGATGAGGCAATTAGCGGACTTAATGCTACGTTCAGCAGCCTTACGGGTACCATCTTTGACACGTACTTCACCACCTACAACACGTCACTGGCCAGCTTGGTAGTTGACATGGATACCAATTTTGCCACAATGCTGTGCGGCCCGCTCAGGGAATCCGTCCAGGTTCTGATCAACAATGGTGTGGATAGTGCCTTCTGCTTCGAGAAGTACTCGAACTTCCTGTTCAACATCATCGGAGAAACGCTCGACGACATCAATGTGTGCTTCCAGAACGAGCTGATCCGTTTGTTCCATCTGCAGGAAGTGCTTGGCAAAATCGGTAAACAGCTCTCGTTCAACGTGGAGGATATCTTGGACAACCTGAAGGTTTGCCTAGCACTTCCTTCAGCCGCCCAGCCCGGATGCTTCGATACG ATTGATGATTATTACACCGCCCTGGACACTCAAACTACCGCTTTGGTGGCTTCTACGAAGGATTTAGTTAATTACGAATCGGTTGCCAGCTCGAAGCGGTTGGGCGCTTGCGTCAAGATTGTCTTCCCGGCGAAGGCTGCTCTGGCTAACTTCTACTCCTCGGAGACAACGAAATGCTACAAACGCGTGTAA